The Haloterrigena turkmenica DSM 5511 genome includes the window GGGCTCTCGGGACTGGAGTATCGCGGCTACGACTCCGCCGGCGTGGCGGTGACGGATTCGTCGCTGGCGATCCACAAGCGCGAGGGCGAGGTCTCAGCTCTCGAGTCGGCGGTGTCCGACAGCACCATCGAGGGGCTGGCCGGGATCGGTCACACCCGCTGGAGCACTCACGGGCCGCCCTCCGACGCGAACGCCCACCCACACACGGACTGCGGCTCGCGGGTGGCGGTCGTCCACAACGGGATCATCGAGAACTACCAGGAACTCCGGCGAGAGCTCGAGGCCGACGGCCACGAGTTCACCAGCGAGACCGACACCGAGGTGGTCCCGCACCTGATCGCAAGTGCGCTCGAGACCGGTGCGGACCGCGAGGAAGCGTTCCGCGCGGCGGTTCGGCGGATCGAGGGAAGCTACGCCGTCGCCGCCGTGTTCGACGGCAGCGAGACGGTGTACGCGGCGCGCCACGAGTCGCCACTCGTGCTCGGAATCGGCGACGACGGCCACTACCTGGCCAGCGACGTCCCCGCGTTCATCGAGTACACCGATCGCGTGGTCTACCTCGAGGACGGCCAGTTCGCCCGCGTCAACCCGTCGGGGATCGTGGTGACCGACGAGCAGGGCGCGGTCGTGGAGACGGCCGTCGAACGGGTCGAGTGGGATCCCGAAGACGCCGGGAAGTCGGGCTACGATCACTACATGCTCAAGGAGATCCACGAACAGCCGAAGGCGATCCGACAGTGTCTTCGCGAGCGGGTCACCGAACTCGATAGTACGGTGGTCGTCGAGGAGTTGGCCGACCTCGAACTCTCGGAGCCGGTGCAGTTCGTCGCCTGCGGTACGTCGTATCACGCTGCCATGTTCGGTGCAGAACTATTGCGCGAGCGGGGAATCCCAGCTCAGACGTTTCTGGCCAGCGAATTCGGAACCGACCGGGTGCCGATCGACGAGTCGTCGCTCGTCGTCGGCGTGACACAGAGCGGCGAGACCGCCGATACGATGCGGGCACTGCGGGAAGCGAACAGCGTCGGCGCGACGACCCTCGCACTGACCAACACCGTCGGGAGTTCTGCCGCGCGCGAATGCGATCACGTCATGTATATCCGCGCCGGCCCGGAGATCGGCGTCGCCGCGACGAAGACCTTCGCGAGCCAGCAGGTCGCGCTGGCGATGCTGTCCAGCGTCCTCTCGGCGGAAAGTTCCCCGGCGTTCGTCGAACGATTGCGGGCCCTCCCCGATCAGATCCAGCAAGTGCTGGACGAGTCGGACGCCCGCGCGGTGGCCGAGACCTACGAGGACTCGGACGCGTACTTCTTCATCGGTCGCGGGTTCAACGAATCCGTCGCGCTTGAGGGCGCGCTGAAGATGAAAGAGATCACGTACAAACACGCCGAAGGGTTCGCTGCCGGCGAGTTGAAACACGGTCCGCTAGCACTAGTGACCGATCGAACACCGGTCTTTGCACTAGTTACTAGTGAGCGGGACGCAGCGAAGACGCTCGGGAACGTCCAGGAGGTCAAGGCGCGAGACGCACCCGTGATCGCGGTGACTGACGTACCTGAGAAAGTGAGTGAGTACGCAGATCACGTGCTCGAGGTCCCCTCGGCGGGGCCGCGATTCACGCCCGTTCTCGCGAATATCCAACTACAGTTGGTCTCCTACTGGGTCGCGAACCGACTCGGCCGGTCGATCGACAAGCCGCGA containing:
- the glmS gene encoding glutamine--fructose-6-phosphate transaminase (isomerizing), with amino-acid sequence MCGIIGYTGNGGDVLDVLMNGLSGLEYRGYDSAGVAVTDSSLAIHKREGEVSALESAVSDSTIEGLAGIGHTRWSTHGPPSDANAHPHTDCGSRVAVVHNGIIENYQELRRELEADGHEFTSETDTEVVPHLIASALETGADREEAFRAAVRRIEGSYAVAAVFDGSETVYAARHESPLVLGIGDDGHYLASDVPAFIEYTDRVVYLEDGQFARVNPSGIVVTDEQGAVVETAVERVEWDPEDAGKSGYDHYMLKEIHEQPKAIRQCLRERVTELDSTVVVEELADLELSEPVQFVACGTSYHAAMFGAELLRERGIPAQTFLASEFGTDRVPIDESSLVVGVTQSGETADTMRALREANSVGATTLALTNTVGSSAARECDHVMYIRAGPEIGVAATKTFASQQVALAMLSSVLSAESSPAFVERLRALPDQIQQVLDESDARAVAETYEDSDAYFFIGRGFNESVALEGALKMKEITYKHAEGFAAGELKHGPLALVTDRTPVFALVTSERDAAKTLGNVQEVKARDAPVIAVTDVPEKVSEYADHVLEVPSAGPRFTPVLANIQLQLVSYWVANRLGRSIDKPRNLAKSVTVE